DNA sequence from the Eulemur rufifrons isolate Redbay chromosome 6, OSU_ERuf_1, whole genome shotgun sequence genome:
AATCCTGTTGTTGCAACTTGGCCTCGCCGCTTTCTAACTGTGAGAACTCAGGCAAGCTACGTAATCTCCCCAGGCCCTAGTGTCCGCATCTGTAAAGTGGAGCTAATGCCACTTACCTCCACCGGGGGCTTTTGCAGATTAAAGGAggaagttcctggcacatagtagatgctcagtaatcaAAGTTACGTACCCTCCTTCTCCTAGTGCTGAAGAACAGCTCAACATCTTTGGAGCCTTCCCTGATCCATTACTTCCTGTGCAGGGAAAATTGCCAAAAGCAGCATCCCTAGAGGTCTCACCCCACACGCTCCTCCCCCTGCAGGGTAGGACGAGTCCCAGAGGTGAGAAAGGACTGTTCTAGCAGCACAGAGGTCCCGGTCCGAGGTCCCTCCCTAGAGCCGCTGTGTCTTGCAAGTCTGATCTTGCAAGGCGAGCTGTGGGAGCAAGGCCCTTCCCAGCCTGTGTCCGACTTCCTTAGCGCCCCAAAGAAATAGGAGGCCTCGTCTCTCCTCTACCCTGAGCGATTCTTCCGCCCACTGCTGCAGACAGCTTGTCTCCGCTTCCAGCCCTGCCCTCACAGGTTTGCAGATCACCTGCAAACACCTCCGGCTCTCCTCTCATACCTCAGCTAGCCCCGCCGccttcttccctcactctcttacAGGGTGGGCTCCCAGGGGCTGGCCTCTCTCTGCCCTTGGCCTAGACACGTCATTGTTCTAAACCTCACTGGATTCTCCACCCCCATACTCAAcgcatccttcctccctcctggccAGCGAATGCATGCTCACTGGGGAGACCTTTCCTCATcgcggccccagccccagccgtaTAGCTCCCAGCCGGTCTCCCCTGTGCACTTCTGCTCACTCCAGGCATTCGCCTTCACCTTCTCTGGTCAAACCTTCTCCCACTGCCAGGTGGTTAGCCCACCCTCAGCCCCTTTTCCTGCCTCtaccctgcctcccccaccttccTCCAATCTTCGCTTGTCCAGGAGCTAAGCTCTGTCTTGCATCTTCAGTCCACTGTCttagcctccccacccccccatgcACTCCTCGCTCTTTACTCTGTATCTGGACAGTGCACACACTACATCTGCATCCCAGGCCAACGACACACACCATCCTCACCACTGCACACCGCCAAGACCTCACCTGACCACACCTGCCCGCTCCCCTCGCCTGCCTGTGCCTGGCTCACCTGCCCACCACTCTGctctccctcctctgggcctGGTGCGGGTGAAAGGACCCAGCACAGCACCTGATCCATGGAAGGTGCCCACTCAGCAGTGACGATGGGGACCGCTGTTCAGTCAGTGCTCGCTGTGTGCCAGGTCCTTTCTGGGAGCTTCCCTCCCTGATCCCAGTCCCTCCCACAGCCTCCCTGGAGGTGGTCCTCTCACCACCTCCATGGAACAGATGGAGCTACTGAGGCACGAGAAGTGAAGGAACTGGCGGAGGCCCTGTCTGGTCACCAGGTTCCAACTGCTGATTCCTCATCCTGTGCTGGGGATGAGCTTGGTCCTGATCCCCATTGCTCATGTCACGAAAGGTTTCTCTTCCCCATTTGTGAcagccctgggggtgggagggacgcACTTCTGTTCTCTGCTTTCCTCCCCACCAAGCCTTGCTCTGGGGGTGGTGAGATGGGGTGAGAAGCCCAGGCGCCAACTCCTCCGTCACCAAGCCCAGTTAGGAGATCTCAGCTGCAGTGGGTGGGAGGCCTCCCGCTGTCCCCTCGACCTCAGGCCTCACTCGGGAGCTCTCCAGGAGTGGGAAAGTTGCCCGGGACAGACCCATTGTCCAGCCTCTTGGCCTCTTCCTCACAGCTCAGATCCGCCTGCCATGCCCGGCTCCCCAGGGCCgccgcggctgctgggtctgccaACCTCTGTGCCTGGGCTCTGGGGCTCTGCATCCTCCGAGGGTGAGGGTCGAGTCCCCATGTCAACGGTGGGTCTTCCTCCCTTTACTCTCCACCTGCCCACCTCTGTGTCTAGCGGCTGCTGGCTTCTCCCAGCCTTTTTCCAGAGACCAGGCCAAATCCCCATCCTCATCTCCTTAGAGTTCTCTCCTCTCCACAGCCCTTCTCCGTCTCTGATGATGGCACGTTCCGTGCTATGGGATTTCCAGCCCACTAATGGAGTCGGGGACAGATACTTATGAGAACAACTTAGAACAACTCGTTGCCTGGAGAGCCCAGCAGTGTGGTGGTGCTGGGGGCAGGACACGGGATCGAGGACTCCGGGGAGCTCTGTggctcctgccccaggcctgccccaccCACTGGGCACCTTTTCCCACAAAGCCAGGGAAGCTCTATCCACCATGGGGTCCATTCCCTGGGAGCCTGCAGCAGGCACCCCATGCTACCCCCGGCCTGGTGGGCGTTTGGGAGGTGTGCCACGTGGTGAAGCTCTGAGCCCAATGCTCGAGACTCTTTGACGACGGACCCACATTCCTGCTGATTTGTCGCTTCCTCACCTTCACTATGCTTTTGCGTCACTCAAAGAGACAACCAGAGAAAGGGGTGGGACTCTGCATTCAAAACCCAGCTGCATGGGGAGGTCGTGAGCAATGCAAGGCCACCTTGCATGCTTTGGTTCTCCTGCCTGTCAGGTGGGGCTCACCCGCCTGTCTTCCAAGCTGGAGGGGCTTTGAGAGTCCTGGAGGGGAGCCCAGCAGAATCAAAGAGGCGCCTCTTGGCTTGAGTGGGATTGGCCTTAGCTTCGTGCCGCCCCTCCCATCTCTGTTGTAGCTGCTTTTTGGAGAAGGGCATTTCCCTGAGTGGAAGGCAGGTATAGATATGGAAACCAGTGTCCCATTGCCCTCCCGATAGCGCCTCCTCCAACTCACCCCACACCCCAGCAGTCTGCATCTTCCCCTGAGCAGGGGTCCCTAGAACTCCCCCTCTCAGCCTCATTCTCTAGCCTTCTCCTTCCCCAGAGATGCTGGGTAAAAGTCCCTATCTTGCCAAAACTGCAGAATACATTCCCTTTCTCATAAACAGGTTTATAGTCGTGCCTGCCCAGACGGAGCCCTCGCCAGCGGCAACCCTGGCTCCTGCTTGCAACACAGGCCTGCGTCATGCCATAGAAACGTTGTGCACTGTCACTGTCATGAGAcactccccagggctgggctgagctggccGAGCTGGGCCAggtccccttcctttctctccccagtgGCTCCAGGTCCACTGAAAGGAGAAGAACCCCATGAATGAGCTTTCCTCCTGCTCATGTTGGGTGGAGGAGCCAGGCAGAGGTTTAGCGCGTATAAAGACGTGGCTAGGATGTTTGGCCCTGGTGGCCTGAGGGTATGGCAAGACGGTGTTTGACTCATTGCCGGATCTTGATGACTGGCATGGCACCTGGCAGAGCTGAGGTCTTGACAAATTCTTGCTGAATGAAGGGCTGAAGGGATGAGTGATGAGCCCTGTCTGAGAGTTTGCTCCTGGGTGGACCCACTCCCTGGTTCTCGGGttctctgccacctcctcctcctgacGTCTCCAATCCAATCTCTTTCCCTGCAGACGGAGCTGTCACTGCAAAAGGAGCAGCTGCAGCTCAAGATCATTGAGATTGAGGATGAAGCCGAGAAGTGGCAGAAGGAGAAGGACCGCATCAAGGTGAGCAGCCCCCAGGCTCACCTGGCTGCACCCTCACCCCACCTGTCctgcctgggaggaggcaggccTTGGCTTCTGTTCGAGGTCTCAGGCCCACATTGATGTCCCATGCTTGTTTCTTCTGGGTTCTCCCACCCACTCTGGTATTCCCACCCACTCCCCTTCTCAGCCTGGGCCAGGCATCCAGATGGGCTCTAGCCTCATTGTATATCATCCCAAGAAATAGAGACACCAAATCTGTCCTCTAATGTGACTTCCAATGTCCTCCAATGTCTGCTCTGCCCGCCAGACTACCCAGCCACCAAACACATGCCATTTCTGCCCCACTTGTGCCAGTGTGGCTAAATGTATGTCTGGTATGGCTTGAGTACTTGCAAATCACAATCTGAAATCCTTGACTCTTGACCCTGGCTACATAAGTAGTCAGTCAATTCACTTTATGAATGATGTCTGGCCCTGGTTGAGGTTTCTGGGACTGTGCCCTGCCTCATGAGAGAACTTCTGGGCCCACAGGAGTCACTCAAGCATGGAGTGATGGCTCATGTCAACCCACCAAGGGGAAGGAGCCACAGGTGGATAAGGAAGGGTGGGTTGTAAAAAACCCAGGCCATCTCTGTCAGCAGGTGACATTCCTTGGTGGTGCTTTTGAATGAGATTCTTGGCCAAATAGGCTTCCCAGACTGGGGCAGTGGGCATGCCCTAATCCTATGTTGGGAACCTAAAGATGTACCCCACtggggagatttttttccttactaaactctcctttctccttcccctgcccctggaCCCAGAGCTTCACCACCAACGAGAAGGCCATCCTGGAGCAGAACTTCCGGGACCTGGTGCGGGACCTGGAGAAGCagaaggaggaggtgagggctgcGCTGGAGCAGCGGGAGCAGGATGCTGTGGACCAGGTAAAGGTGATCGTGGATGCTCTGGACGAGAGGGCCAAGGTGCTGCACGAGGACAAACAGACCCGGGAGCAGCTGCACAGCATCAGCGACTCGGTGCTGTTTCTGCAGGTGACAAGGGACTCCTCCACCATTTGATCCCTCAATCCCCCCCTCCACCTTCCCAGACCCTCATCCGTCATTCGTCCAACcacctatccattcatccaccatccatccaagCTCCATTCCATCTGTCCATTTCATTCTTCCAAACAATCCATTTCCCTACCTTACTGTCAAGAGGGCACACAAATATCACCTTGTACCAACTTCGGTTGATACATACTAGCAGTGCTCCAGGTTCAGTAGGAAAGAGTTCTGTGATTGATTAATGATGCCTGCTTTGGGCATAGAGGCAGTGGCACATGAGTGCTGCATCCTTATTATCTTTGATCTGGTCTGTTTGTCTATTTGtccttccatccttccacctGCTACAGTGTTTTAGGCACTACTGCGTACCCAGTACTCCGTTAGGTGCTGTGGCAAATAGGGAAGTGTAAGACATGGTTTCTGCCCCCAAGCAACTGCAATGCAGCTGGGAAGATAAGACATGTACAATTAGAGAACAATATAGGAAAGTGTGTAATTAAATGATAAAGCCTATGGCTCAGGAGATAAGTGCCTGTGGATGCTCGGAGAAGGGCAAGCAGGCTGGAGAAACGTGAGACAGCtctgtggaggaggaggagtttgGGCTGGGTCTGGAAGGTGGGTTAGGATTTGAGGAGGAGGCATTCTCCGGTGACGGGCAAAGGAAGTGAGAAGTGCAAAGGCCTCCAGGGGGGATTGAGCGTGGCCTGTGAAGGTGGGACTGCCACCGTGACTGACCCGGCAGGCAGTCGTAATTCCTAGCATTTGTTTAGTGCTTTCACTCCCAAAGTCTCCCCAGCTCGTGTCTGTCTCATAAACCTCTATGATGTAGATATGACGTACCTGGTTAAGAGGTGGGAACTGCGGAGTCACATATCTGAATGCTAGTGCCATCAGGGATGTTGGCGTCTGGTGGATTTCAGTTGAACCTTTTCACTTTACAGAATAGGAAATGAATGTCCAGTGAGAAAAAGCAGGACTAGTTAATAGCAGAGCCAGGGCTAAAACCCAGCTCCTCCAGCACCCAGCCAGCGCTGAGTCTTCCAGCTGGACCGTGAGAGCCCCCTGCAGAGAAGGGTCCCCATAGCTCACAAAGGCCCAGGAAGTTaatggcttctttcctttcttggtaGGAATTTGGCGCATTGATGAGCAATtactctctccccccacccctgcccacctaCCATGTCCTgctggagggggagggcctgggaCAGTCGCTGGGCAACTTCAAGGACGACCTGCTCAATGTGTGCATGCGCCACGTTGAGAAGATGTGCAAGGCGGACCTCAGCCGTAACTTCATCGAGAGGAACCACATGGAGAACGGTAGGTCTCCTCTTGTGGCCGGGCCCCAAGGCCATGGCGTTTCTCTCCCAGGTCAATTCCTGCTGCCTGGTGCTGGCTGGCATTCAGCTGGCTGGGCCCTCATTGTTCTCACCCACCCGAGCCCCACTCCACATAAGGGTCAGGGATTCTACCCCCACTTTGAACCTGCTGCCAAAGTTATGCAGCTATTGCAAGGGGCCTCCAGAGCAGGGAGCATCCAGGCACTGTCTGCACAAATGCCCCCTCTCTGCGGGCCATCCATCAAACTCAGGGACTAGTTTCATTCAGATCTACATCTGATTGTCAGGCCCAGTCCAGCGGCTGCGTGGGGACAGACTGTAGGGGACAGACTGTGAGCTGGTGGCTTTGCAGACTCCGGCAGCTGTGACCTAGAACTGCAGCTGTGCTTGGAGGAGAACTTGCCTGACACCCTGACCGTGCTGAGCCAGAGGCTGGACTTGGCctggtgggctgggctggggacggTGGGACACAGCGTCTCTGTGACTCACTAGCTCCCTGAAGTCAGCTTTTCTTCTGAGTCACGCTGTCCCTGCAGAGCTCAACTGAATTGTCTCACAGAAAGCCTCCAAACCTGAGAAACTGCCTTGGTTAAAGTCCTTTTCTAGCCAGTCCCTTTAGGGCCTGAAGCCCAGGCACTttctcccaggccccacccagtgGCCCCAGCCAGACACGGGGCCTTGAGAGTACAGCCTTATTAGACTTCCAGCCATAAACACCCCAGAGAAAATGACCCCTGTCTGGTGTCCAGATGGAGCATGTGATTCTTTGGGGTGATGAGGGGGAAAGCATGTGTAGAATGTTGGGGTTCTGTGTACCTTAGTGACAGTGATATTACATAGTGCCCCTGTGAAATGTGGGGGACAGTCAATCACACCCAAGGACAGATAAGCCATTTCCACAAGACAATCATTTGGCTTCAAACGGCACTCAGATCCTGAAATCCTCCTTCTAATGACAATAGGATGACACTAATGGTGACGGCGGCGGCTGACGATGACTGAGTGCTCCCTGGGTACCGGGCATTGTGCTGAGCTCCTCCCGCTTTTCCctgcgggggggaggggggatcgCATTTTGCAGACAGAaggctgaggcttagagaggcatTTCTTTCAAAGGGCGCAGCGAGGTAGGAAGTTCGGTGGGGTTTAGCACTCTGCTATTCAGTCTCCTGTGTCTTGGCGTCCGAGAGAGGCTGCTGCTCCCAGTGGCTGCAGCAGTGGGGTTGGGGAGTGTGACAATCATCGTCCCTGGGCCACACACCCCTCAGGTGAGGTCTGGCCCCACCTGGGAGGATGGCTGTGACGGGGAGCGGGGTGGCCCATGAGCCTCTCGGGAACCGTTCAGCCTCCCCACGGCTCACTGTCCCATTTCTAGGTCACGATGGTGCAGGCCATGGCCTCTGTGCAGGTGTGGCCCTGCGTCCCGCACAAGGTGTGCAGCGAGGTGGCAGCCAGGAGCAGGGATGGGCACTGCTGATTCAGCTGCCCGCACCTGTGCCCGGGGCAGCTGGGGGAGGCTCTTTTGCCTCTGCgttgttttattttgtggctGCCGCTTGGTTGTTGGGAGTGTGTCTGCTGTAGGAGGCTGGGGATGGGTGGCTGGTGAGTCAGACCTCAGAGTGACCACCCACTCCGCCCTGGTGCCGCCCGCCCACCGGACCAGGGACTCACTCCGACCCCCAAAGGCCTAGGGGCTGAGGCACCAGGCTGCTCCTCCCTGGGCTCAGTGGGGCGGAGGGCTGGGCTAGCACCGAGGAGGGCATTCGCTTATTCTCTCAGTACCTACCGTGTGCCAGGACCCTGCTAGGCACAGGTGATGAAGACGAAGGTTGAGGGTCTGAGCCACTCATCTTCCTCTTGcccagaagagagggagagggaaggacagagaCAGTAGAAGATGAGGAAGTCGTAAGAGAAGGGAACGGGGTGGAGGGTGGCTGGGGGAATCAAGTGTTGAGCAGCAGATCTAAGCTGGGGGGTCTGCAGTGGGTGCCCCCATAGCAGCTCACTCTGCTCAGCTCCTGGATCCCTGTGACCTTGTTCCTCCACCTTAGGCTCTCAGTAGTGGCTGGGACTGAACCCAGAAGTGGGAGACCAAGGCTCAAACCCCATCTCTGTCCTTGTTGAcatgtgacattgggcaagtggCTTCTGTTACCTCctcagcctcaatttccttatctgtcacACGGGCATGTTCATACCTGCCCCAGAGTTGCTGTACAGATCAAACAAGAAGTGGATGCCAACAGCACACCGTGAACTGCCAAGTGCTGTGTGTGTGATCTTATTTGCAAAGGGCAGTCCAAGAGAGTGGCGGGCTCACTGCAAACACCCCTGCTCCCCGACGGCTCAGCAGCAGAATGTCACATTCTCCGAGGCTGCAGAACCACGACTCTCCCTGGGCCAGAGGGGCAGGCTGTGGGCTGACTCAGCCAGTgggccagctcctcctcctcacctgcccCTCTGCCGACCcaccctctgtcctccccaggtgGTGACCATCGCTACATGAACAACTACACGAACAGCTACGGGAGTGAGTGGAATGCGCCGGACCCCATGAAGAGATACTCCATGTACCTGACGCCCAAGGGTAAGGCTGAGCCCCAGGCCTGGTGGCCCCCCTGCTACAAGGGGTCCCCAGAGTCCGTGGAGGGACTCTCAGCCAGGTGCCTTCTGGGTGGAGGTAACTGTGCATCCAGTTTGCCTGGGGAAGTCCTGACGTCCACCTGTGGTCCCGGTGAGATCATGAACAGAAGTGTCCCGGTGTAGAGGACACACTGTCTGGTGCCCAGCATCTTGGAGCATCCCTCCCTCCACACAGgcagccccccaaccccctcgCCTCAAGCCCACACACACCcttgcttctctttccttccagagGGTCTCCCTGGCCCCCCTCTGCCAGGCTGAAGCTCCATGTTGCTTTTGCTCAGCTTTTTGTGGGTCTTGAGCTCTGAGGGGGAGCTGCCTCCCCCAGAACCTCTGCTCCCCAGGGGCAGGGACGGGGAGGGCTCCTCTTTTGCATTTCCTCCCCCTGAGACCTGGGCCTtcaggcccctcccaggccctgcagAGTCCCAGCCTGCAGGGTGACGGCCAGGTGGGTGCAGACCAGTGCCTGCCGGTCCTTGCCCTGTGGTGGCCTGTCACATTCTTGGGCACCAGCAGCAAACCACAACAATGCCCATTACATAAGGGTGGGTGTGCCAAGACTGCTGCCGGGGCAGAgggggtgtgtgcatgtacatgcagggcaggaggcagggggcaggggagagggacaCGGGGAaggcacaggggctggggaggggagcctCGAGGCCCTGAGCAGtaattctccctctttctctctctctctctctctctctctctctatctcgtGCGCGCGCgagcacacacaccccccccccacacacacacacgggaggGGCTTGGGGTTTAGAGAGATGAGCTCAGCAGACAACCTCTGCTGCCCCACCCAATTTGAAAACAACACCTGGGCTTCTCGGGTGTTGTTGGGTTCTCCCCCTCCAGCATTCCTGGTGTGGGCCCTGTGGGCAGGACGAGAGGACGAGCTGTACTAACCGGCCTCCTCAGCCCACCCCTGCCTCACCCCGGCCCAGTCCTGTGCCCCTCTAGTCCAGGGACTGGGCCCTGACGTGGCACTAAGTCCCTGACCGGCCCCTGCATGCCCACCCTGCTCTGCGAAGGGTGAGGGTTCCTCGTGAGTCCCTTGCAGGCTGTGGGAGGGGAGCAGAGCAGCaacaggggtgggggaaggaccTGCCGAGATGTCACCCCAAGGGTTCAGGAGGGGGGGACCTTGGGCTGGCCACTGCCCCGTCTGGCCTCCGTATCTGAGAAGAAGGGAGGCGGAACTCAAATGCTGGCCCTGTCGCTGGGAGTCAGTCCGTGACGTTTTGGTGGAAGGAACAGGTTCCCCTGGATCCCTGCCCCAGGCACCGTGGGCAGAGCCTGCGCCCcagacaggagggaggaggaatctGCCCTCTGGGAGCTCCCAGGCTCAGGGTAGAGGCCAGGGGAGGGCCAAGGACAGTTGTCAAGGAGGTTGGGAAACAAGGCCACTCAGGGGCCACCAGGCCCAGAGTCTGGGAGTTTTGGGGTCAATGGGATTGGGCAGTGGTTGTGACTTTCCCGGAGGGTCAGTTCCGAGGAACCATGCGCTCCGTAAACGGGCACGACCGTgatgggcggggggtggggtgagaggaACCGTGGGCACCAGGGGTTCCAGGCGGGGCCTGCAGGTGCTGAGCTGGCAGCAGGACTTAGGGGTGTGGTGCGGTCTGAGGCTCGGTGGAGGGGAAGAGGCAACAGAGGACCCCAGCACATGCAGGGAGCTCACGGTCTTCATCTGTAAGGTGGGGGTGCTGgtccccctctgccctcctcacGAGGCTGTTGTGGAGtccaggtgggaggggtgaggctCCGACCCCCCACGGTAGGCAGCAGCACCTGTTGGCGCCTGGGGGATGTTCTCTGGCCCTGCTTGTCCGGCCACCTCCAGGGGGCTCGACCCTCACTTGGCCAAGcccgctgcccctgcccccacagtTGCCATGTCCCCCTTCCTCCCACGTACTCCGTTCCCCAGCCTCTGGGGTCTCATTCACACAGGGGCTGGTTTGGGAGGGAAGTATTAACTTTTCTAGCCTCCTGGTAACCCCACAGCCCCCCAACTAGGTGACCATGAGCCTTAGTCTATCCAGGACCACCAGGTTTTCACCTGACACTctcagcataattattaatagagcCCCTTCTGCTCTTAAAAGTGTCCCAATTTGGGTGATAAACTAAGTGATTACCTTATGCTAGACCCACAGGACGTCTCTTCCTGTGGAATGCAGGTCCCGTGACAGGCACTGGGGAGCTGCGTGGGGGCGGGGGTCCTGCGTCAGACCCCTCCAGTCAGGGGCCCAGGCCCCGAGCTGAGCCTGACCCCATTTCTGCCATGATGACCCCTCTTGCTCTGCCTCACAGGTGGGGCCCGGACATCGTACcagccctcctctcccagccGCTTCTCCAAGGAGACCAACCAGAAGAACTTCGGCAATCTCTACGGCACCAAAGGTGGGCGGGAGGCTCGGCTCAAGGGTGGGCCGGGGCCCATGGGGGCTGTGCAGGAGGAGTGGGTGGgggtcagggccagggctgggctcccCATCATGAGATGAATGTGGGGACCCCAGACACGGGTTGGGAGGAGTCCCGCTGAGCTTAaagcgtgtgtctgtgtgtgtctgtgtgtgtctgtgtgtgtgcacacgcaggACATTGCTAGCTAGGCTGGAGAGACGCATCCCTGGGAATCCCCAAGCCCACATGCTCCTCTTAGCTCTGAAGGATGATTCGGGGGAAATGGGGGTGAGCAGCCACCCCAGCAAGTGGCAGGGCAAGAGGGCCCACAGGGGACTTTTACGGATTTGCAGACTTCTTCGTTGAAAGTCGTACAGTGGTTGGAACAAATTAGTTTAGCCGTGAATGGAAAGGCAGGCGTGATATGAAACGGTGCCATCCCTGGAAACCCAGGGGGCATTGTCGCCACGAGAGGCGAGGGAGTGACACCTTAAGACCCAGAAGAGGTGAAATGGGGGTGTGGACATGGCCTCCCCAGGGGGAGCTGCCAAGTGCAGGATCTCCCTGTGCCCAGTGCTGAGGGGACTATTGTGCCCAAGGGCAGGGCCATGCGCTTGATGAGCTCTGGTTCTGTCCCGGGGGCTCCAGGGTGTGTGCCAGCCACATACAGGGAGGGAGAGGCCTGGGCCAGCTCCACCAGAGCCCCTGTCCCAGACACAGCCCCAGGAGGACTCTTCAGTGAGGACAaggcccagggaggctggagggcCAGGCCCCCGGTGCACAGGGCGATGCCGGGCCGCCATGCCCAGCACTGGATTCACAGCTGTGACCGACTGCACCCTCCTCCACACGTGCAGTAGGTGTGAGCTTCACGAGAACAGGGCCGTGTCTGTCCCGTGCGCTGCTGCAACCCCAAGCCTCAAGAGTAGGAGGGGCTCAGGGGACAGTAGATGAAAAAGACAGAGTGAAGCAATTAGTGAACGAAAGGGCGAGGCCTCTGACCTCTGCGCCTTGGGTGGACGTGCCCATTGAGGGTCCTGCGGCAGAGGCTTCCTGACACCCTTGTGGGGGGCTCGGTGCTGGGTCAGGTGCCAGCCCCAGCCATCGTGACCCTAAACCCAAaggccagcccagccctccctgcaggCAGCCATGGGGGAGGACCGCTGGACTCGGTGGGCGCTGCCGTGGCACGAGCTTGACTGGGGACGCCCCTCACACCTCAGGCCTGGGAGCTGGAGAAGGCTGTGTCATCTGAGAGGCCCTGACCCcgcatcccctcccccaaaaaaaaacTACATGGCAAACTTGCACATGGACCCTTTTTAGCCTATTCAACTTGGCAAACAGAATCTCAGGAGTTTGATCAGCTGCCTGTGTCCTCAAGTTTGAGACAGTGTGTGTACTTACCGCTGATGTGTTCATGCCTCCATCTACCAGCCACACAGCGAGCACCTGCTAGGAGCCAGGCTCTGTGCCGGGCGCCAGGTGTGGTGCGGGGCCAGACGGGCACATCCTCAGCCCGAGTGGAGCCCACGGGGGAGACAGACGATTCAACGTGCAGTCGCAACCCTGGGGGACGGGGTGTCGGGGATGTGGCTATGGGGCCGAGGCACGCGTGGACTTGGGGGCGGTGATACGTGAGCTGTCACCTGAAGACCCCCAATATGTGAATTTGTGaagggtggggagcaggaggagTGTCCGAGGCAGAGGACCTGGGCTGGACACAGCCTGGGCAGGAGAGAAGCTGGCGTCTGGCACTGAGTGCTCCGTCTGGCTGGGATGTTgagggatgggggggaggggaggaggagccaggaaGCTGTGGGCCGAGTTAATGATTTTGTCCCTTATTCTAAGGACAGGGGCCTTTATATAGAGCAGGGACATGCCTGCTCTTTTTATGTTAGAAAGATCACTTTGATAGCAAGAACGATTGGGAAGGTGTCACTGGCTTGAGACgtggccaggggctggagaggaagAGCCATGGAATTGGCCACGTCCTAATCCTGCCCCTCAGGCCCGTCTGCCTGGGTCTGACGCCCCTTCTCTGTCCCGCCAGGTAACTACACTTCCCGGGTCTGGGAATACTCCTCCACCATTCAGAGCTCCGACAACGACCTGCCCGCAGTCCAGGGCAGCTCCTCCTTCTCCCTGAAAGGTGAgctctccccacctgcccactcGCTTTTCCTCCATGGCTGACCC
Encoded proteins:
- the TRIM29 gene encoding tripartite motif-containing protein 29 isoform X2 — protein: MARRCLTHCRILMTGMAPGRAETELSLQKEQLQLKIIEIEDEAEKWQKEKDRIKSFTTNEKAILEQNFRDLVRDLEKQKEEVRAALEQREQDAVDQVKVIVDALDERAKVLHEDKQTREQLHSISDSVLFLQEFGALMSNYSLPPPLPTYHVLLEGEGLGQSLGNFKDDLLNVCMRHVEKMCKADLSRNFIERNHMENGGDHRYMNNYTNSYGSEWNAPDPMKRYSMYLTPKGGARTSYQPSSPSRFSKETNQKNFGNLYGTKGNYTSRVWEYSSTIQSSDNDLPAVQGSSSFSLKGYPSLMRSQTPKAQPQTWKSGKQTLLSHYRPFYVNKGNGIGSNEAP